accccccaaaaggacagacggacgtggGGGTGCAAACTGGGGGTCACCCCCATTGTCACCCCTCTCCCTcagcccagggacccccgggaaggacagacggacatggggggggccccccaaaaagGACAGACCGACGTGGGGGTGCAAACTGGGGGTCACACCCATTgtcacccctctcccccagcccagggacccccaaaaagGACAGATGGACgtgggggggccccccaaaaGGACAGACGgatggggggggcccccccaaaaaggacagacggacgggggggcccccccaaaaaggacagacggacacggcCGGGCACAGCTGGGGGCTCCGTTTATTCCCGGGGGGGCACCTCTGCCCACCTCCtccggccctgggggggggggcgggtgtcacagggggggctgcacccccaaaATGAAACACCCACCCCAACTTAATCCCCCCAAGAAAGCAGCCACCCCCCCAAATTAAACGTACggccccccaaaataccccccccaATTAAACACAGCCCCCCAATTAATCACCCCGCCAATTAAACGCCCCCCCATTAAACACTGCACCTATTAATCACCCCCCCATTAAATGCCCCCCCAGTTAAACACCCGTGCCCAATTAAACGCCCCCCCAAATTAAGCTCACCCCCAAattaccccccccccaaaataaagcGCCCACACCCAAAATtaccccccccaaagcccccccaaaatcgccccccccccactcaccgtCCTGCCTCGCCATCGCCTTCACTGGGGCACTGCGTGGGGGGAGACCTGTGTTGGGGGGCTGCCACTGCCCCCCCCAGatcccggggaccccccccagctctcAGGGACCCCCTCCAGATATCAGGGATCCCCCTCCAggtattggggaccccccccagttaTCGGGGACCCCCCCCGTACCCCGTATCTCCAGCTTGCACCCGGTCAGCGCCTCCCCCAGCTCACTGCCAGCACCAATGGCCCCCTCCAAgatcccggggtgccccccccagaccccaaggTGCCCCCCCAGAtatcggggaccccccccagatatcggggaccccccccaggttttggggagcccccccagcaccccatatcTCCAGCTTCCACTCAGTCAGCGCCTCCCCCAGCTCACTGCCAGCACCAATGGCCCCCTCCAAgatcccggggtgccccccccagaccccagggtgccccccccagatatcggggaccccccccagatatcggggaccccccccaggttttggggagcccccccagcaccccatatcTCCAGCTTCCACTCAGTCAGCGCCTCCCCCAGCTCGCTGCCAGCACCAATGGCCCCCTCCAAgatcccggggtgccccccccagaccccagggtgcccccccagatatcggggaccccccccagatatcggggacccccccaggttttggggagcccccccagcaccccatatcTCCAGCTTCCACTCAGTCAGCGCCTCCCCCAGCTCGCTGCCAGACCAATGGCCCCCTCCAAgatcccggggtgcccccccaaaccccagggtgccccccccagatATCAGGGACCCCTCCCCAGAtatcggggaccccccccagatatcggggacctccccaggttttggggagccccccctgcaccctgtaTCTTCAGCTTCCACTCGGTCAGCGCCTCCCCCAGCTCACTGCCAGCACCAATGGCCCCCTCCAAgatcccggggtgccccccccagaccccagggtgccccccccagatatcagggacccccccccagatATCGgggtcccccccgcaccccgtATCTCCAGCTTGCACTCGGTCAGCGCCTCCCCCAGCTCGTTGACGGCCCGGCAGCTGTAGGTGCCCCCGTCGAAGGGTCCCGGCTTGCGGATCTGGAGGGTCAGGACCCCCTGGCTGTGCCGGGCCAGGAACCGGGGGTCCTCCCCGATGGCCACCTGGTTCTTCAGCCACACCAccttgggctgggggggcacggggtcaGGGCACCCCGAAATGCACCCCGAAacgcaccccaaaacctccccgtGCCCTGTGCTTCACCTTGGGCTGGGGGGCAGCGTTAGGGACCCCaaactgcaccccaaaacctcccctagGACCCCCCAGGTCCAGCCCACACCTGGTTCTTCAGCCACACCAccttgggctgggggggcacggggtcaGGGCACCCCAAAACGCACCCCGAaatgcaccccaaaacctccccgtGCCCTGTGCTTCAccttgggctgggggggcagcgtTAGGGACCCCaaactgcaccccaaaacctcccctagGACCCCCCAGGTCCAGCCCACACCTGGTTCTTCAGCCACACcaccttgggctggggggggcagcattagggggaccccaaaatgcaccccaaaacctccccgtGCCCTGTGCTTCAccttgggctgggggggcagcgtTAGGGACCCCaaactgcaccccaaaacctccccacaCCTGGTTCTTCAGCCACACCAccttgggctgggggggcacggggtcaGGGCACCCCGAAACGCACCCCGAAacgcaccccaaaacctccccgtGCCCTGTGCTTCACCTTGGGCTGGGGGGCAGCGTTagggaccccaaaacctcccctagGACCCCCCAGGTCCAGCCCACACCTGGTTCTTCAGCCACACcaccttgggctggggggggcagcattagggggaccccaaaacgcaccccaaaacctccctgtGCCCTGTGATTCACCTTGGGCTGGGGGGCAGTGTTAGGGACCCCaaactgcaccccaaaacctcccctagGACCCCCAGGTCCAGCCCACACCTGGTTCTTCAGCCACGCcaccttgggctggggggggcagcatTAGGGGGACCCCaaactgcaccccaaaacctcccctagGACCCCCCAGGTCCACCCCACCCCTTgcccttcacccacagcaccttgggctggggggggggcacggggttaggggggaccccaaaatccccttgcccttcacccacagcaccttggcctggggggggggcacggggttaggggggaccccaaaatccccttgcccttcacccacagcaccttgggctggggggggcacggggttaggggggaccccaaaatccccttgcccttcacccacagcaccttgggctggggggggcacggggttaggggggaccccaaaatccccttgcccttcacccacagcaccttgggcgggggggggggggcacggggttaggggggaccccaaaatccccttgcccttcacccacagcaccttggcctggggggggggcacagggttaggggggaccccaaaatccccttgcccttcacccacagcaccttgggctgggaggggggcacggggttagggggcaccccaaaatccccttgcccttcacccacagcaccttggccgggggggggggcacggggttaggggggaccccaaaatccccttgcccttcacccacagcaccttgggctggggggggggcacggggttaggggggaccccaaaatccccttgcccttcacccacagcaccttgggctgggagggggggcacggggttaggggggaccccaaaatccccttgcccttcacccacagcaccttggcctggggggggggcacggggttaggggggaccccaaaatccccttgcccttcacccacagcaccttgggctgggagggggggcacggggttaggggggaccccaaaatccccttgcccttcacccacagcaccttgggctggggggggggcacggggttaggggggaccccaaaatccccttgcccttcacccacagcaccttGGCCTGGGAGGGGGGGCACGGggttaggggggaccccaaaatccccttgcccttcacccacagcaccttggcctgggggggggcacggggttaggggggaccccaaaatccccttgcccttcacccacagcaccttgggcgggggggggggggcacggggttaggggggaccccaaaatccccttgcccttcacccacagcaccttgggctggggggggggggcagcattAGGGGCACCccgttccccccctccccaagcgcCCCCCAccttggggtgccccccaccttGGGGTGCCCCCGCACGGCGCAGTTGAGGGCGGTGGTGTAGCCGGCCACGGCGCTGCGATCCACCAGCGGGGTGAGGAACTGGGGGGCCGAGCGGAAGTCGTGCTCCTGGAATTTGGGGGGCTTCAGCGtcaggcctggggggggggggaggggcagacACTGAGTTGGGGATCCCctccccccgggcacccccaaaacgctggggggggggagggatgcaggtccccgcggctgctccccctctgctccccctcgTTGGGCTGCCAGAGgtggggggcaggcagcaccccaaaatcccaggggGATCCAGAGGtttggggtgcccccccgccGCACAACCGGGGGGGGGCCCACATGTTTGGGAAGCCCCCCAAAATTCCAGGGGGACCCACATGTCTGGGGTgccccccaaaactgggggggagtCCCAGGGCATCCAGGCTGCCGCCCACAACCCTGAGGGGACCCAcaactggggggggggacccaCATGTCTGGGGTGTCCCCCCAAAACCAAGGGGGGGACCCACA
Above is a genomic segment from Calonectris borealis unplaced genomic scaffold, bCalBor7.hap1.2 HAP1_SCAFFOLD_347, whole genome shotgun sequence containing:
- the LOC142077628 gene encoding myosin-binding protein C, fast-type-like, which codes for RPGPPRAVQVKEVWGFNALLEWEPPQDDGNCEITGYTVQKADKRTMEWFTVYEHNRPPRCTVSELVMGNEYLFRVYSENLCGPSDTPGLSTNTARIPKAGLTLKPPKFQEHDFRSAPQFLTPLVDRSAVAGYTTALNCAVRGHPKPKVVWLKNQVAIGEDPRFLARHSQGVLTLQIRKPGPFDGGTYSCRAVNELGEALTECKLEIRVPQ